The window CTTGGCAATGGCCGCTTGGGATTCCAGATGGCCAACGGCGTTGGGAGTGGAATCTGCACGCCACCACCGGGTGGATCAACATCATGTGTCAACTATGGGTCGCCCGCAAGCCCGAATGTCGCCGATGGTCAGTGGCACCATGTGGCAGCCGTTGTTGATCGGAGCGACCTCACGAACGGCGTGCGTCTCTACGTGGACGGCAATCTGGTGTTTACTGGGGCTCCGCTGAGCGGGGATCTGAACAATACGAGTGATTTGTACATAGGCGTGCGCACACCGGGTCAAGGTGGTGGGGGCTTCTTCCCTGGCGATCTGGACGAGGTGGAGCTCTTCAAGCGGGCACTTACGCAGCAAGAGATTCAGGGCATCTACAAAGCTGGCCCGGCGGGCAAGTGCAAGCCGCCCGAGTCGAAGTGCGTCCCACCTCCGGCGAACATGGCCGCTTGGTGGCCGTTAGAGGGAACCGGGCAGGATATCTGGGATGGACACTCTGGGACGCTTCAGGGTAGTCCCACGCCCGTGCCCGGATATGTTGGACTCGCCCTGGACTTCACCGGAGGCTATGTTGAGGTCCCCGATCATCCGGACTTCCACGTTACAACGGGTGAGCTGACGATTGATGCGTGGATTCGGGCTAAGTCGGGTGTTGCCCCGAACGATGCCGATGAGATTGTGTGGAAACGGACCGGGGGGCCTAGTAACACGGGCTTCTCTTTCCAGTTGAGCGGTGCTTCCAATAGCCCAGGGCAGCTTCAATTCGCCGCCTCTTTCAACGGTACCTTGATCACTGCCGTGACTGGCGGCCCGAATCTGCGTGATGACCAGTGGCACCATGTGGCCGTGACGCTGAAGAGCGGTGGCCAGGCCGTCCTTTATGTGGATGGAGTACAGGTTGCCGCCGCTCCAGCAGGTACTTTCAGTAATCTGGCCAATCCTGAGCCGTTGCGCATCGGGATGCCTTCGGCGGCCTGGTCTCCACAGACCTCCTTCCGGGGTGTGATTGACGAGGTGGAGCTCTTCAAGCGGGCACTTACGCAGCAAGAGATTCAGGGCATCTACAAAGCTGGCCCGGCGGGCAAGTGCAAGTGAGGTTCGGCCGGTGCTGGGCGTTGCTCTCCGAAGGAGGCATCGGGAGGCGGTGGCATCCCCGTATTGCGTGCACAGGGAGCGGTTGAACGGGGTGTTTTGGGGCCAGTTGAGCGCCTTGATCCGGAAGTCACACGTGTCCGTGTCAGTGGCCCCTGGGGAGAAGGAGGCGGGGCGGCCTGTTCCTTGAGGGGCCGTCCCTTTAGCCCTTCCCTTTTGCAGCCTGGGGGTAGGGTTGGGAACTCCCAGACCCCCCTTTACGCGAAGGAAAACCTTCGCAAACATAAGGGCGAAGTTTTTGCGGGAAGAGGGGGTAAACGCTAAACCTTATGCGTGGGAGGGGGCGAAGGGCGCATAAACCCCAAGCCCCCTCCCCCTGTGATCACCCCGGAACCTGGGCGCATGAGTATGCGGGGTGGGACTCCCAGATCACCCGGGGGATCGTGTAGAATGCGCCCCATAAAACGCCCCCCTGGGCCCGGCCCCACAACCGACCAGGGGGAGGAAGACGAAAACTGAGCTTTAGGCTTCCATCCTAACCCGACTCCCCGACTCCGCGCAACCTCCTTCCTCCCCCTGGCCCGAGCCCAAGGGGCAGGAGGGAGCAAATGCCAGAGTCCTTCTTGTCCTGGTATATCAAGCAGCAGCAGGTCAAAGGTAAGCAGGTTT of the Thermus filiformis genome contains:
- a CDS encoding LamG domain-containing protein, producing MKRLYWSLLAALGLLAACINPPPLLRCVSPPADLVAWWPFDETSGTTANDIAGVPNNGTHVNGPTPTPGKVAGALRFDGVDDYVQVPDHPELNVGTGSFTLDAWVRTTASSGVVVLVDKRTGTGFATTAQGYSLFLGNGRLGFQMANGVGSGICTPPPGGSTSCVNYGSPASPNVADGQWHHVAAVVDRSDLTNGVRLYVDGNLVFTGAPLSGDLNNTSDLYIGVRTPGQGGGGFFPGDLDEVELFKRALTQQEIQGIYKAGPAGKCKPPESKCVPPPANMAAWWPLEGTGQDIWDGHSGTLQGSPTPVPGYVGLALDFTGGYVEVPDHPDFHVTTGELTIDAWIRAKSGVAPNDADEIVWKRTGGPSNTGFSFQLSGASNSPGQLQFAASFNGTLITAVTGGPNLRDDQWHHVAVTLKSGGQAVLYVDGVQVAAAPAGTFSNLANPEPLRIGMPSAAWSPQTSFRGVIDEVELFKRALTQQEIQGIYKAGPAGKCK